The Microplitis mediator isolate UGA2020A chromosome 8, iyMicMedi2.1, whole genome shotgun sequence genome has a window encoding:
- the LOC130673114 gene encoding uncharacterized protein LOC130673114 isoform X2 — MGKRAQRFTFESLRDKFNRHKLLFLKKCRRNHQCCSSSCIASEYSTSKVCGSLYNTDVIITKMTSKPVDAEINQPTKKCVQMGKLCSSHDNCCSKLCAIVKSTRICVMDQNHKDRKPN, encoded by the exons ATGGGGAAGCGCGCGCAGCGATTCACGTTTGAATCACTACGTGACAAATTCAATCGTCACAAATTactatttctaaaaaaa TGTCGTCGAAACCATCAATGCTGTTCATCCTCTTGTATCGCTTCTGAATATTCAACGTCTAAAGTTTGTGGTTCTCTTTATAATACTGATGtaataataactaaaatgACATCTAAGCCAGTAGACGCGGAAATTAATCAACCAACGAAAAAATGTGTGCAAATGGGAAAACTG TGTTCATCTCACGATAACTGCTGTTCAAAACTTTGTGCCATAGTTAAGTCGACACGTATTTGTGTAATGGATCAGAATCATAAGGACAGAAAACCAAATTAA
- the LOC130673114 gene encoding uncharacterized protein LOC130673114 isoform X1 has protein sequence MSLLIFIKLLIITCAMGELIKQPCSPDETPCRRNHQCCSSSCIASEYSTSKVCGSLYNTDVIITKMTSKPVDAEINQPTKKCVQMGKLCSSHDNCCSKLCAIVKSTRICVMDQNHKDRKPN, from the exons ATGTCACTTTTGatctttattaaattattaattataacttgCGCGATGGGTGAGTTAATTAAACAACCATGCTCACCAGACGAAACACCG TGTCGTCGAAACCATCAATGCTGTTCATCCTCTTGTATCGCTTCTGAATATTCAACGTCTAAAGTTTGTGGTTCTCTTTATAATACTGATGtaataataactaaaatgACATCTAAGCCAGTAGACGCGGAAATTAATCAACCAACGAAAAAATGTGTGCAAATGGGAAAACTG TGTTCATCTCACGATAACTGCTGTTCAAAACTTTGTGCCATAGTTAAGTCGACACGTATTTGTGTAATGGATCAGAATCATAAGGACAGAAAACCAAATTAA
- the LOC130673465 gene encoding LOW QUALITY PROTEIN: uncharacterized protein LOC130673465 (The sequence of the model RefSeq protein was modified relative to this genomic sequence to represent the inferred CDS: substituted 2 bases at 2 genomic stop codons) — MKAVLIWFLGTLALVLSHPGIRDGHQPAPYINRPKLPSNPPRYSRSADPQGSIVFQHTKPLDGPERRPSWNLDYQHNIYEGKNAQISASGGALKLPGRDVQPHVGIQGSWRFRRSPEPQGSIVFQHTKPLNGPERRPSWNLDYQHNIYEGKNGQISAAGGALKLPGRDVQPHVGIQGTWRFRRSPEPQGSIVFXHTKPLDGPERRPSWNLDYQHNIYEGKNGQISAAGGALKLPGRDVQPHVGIQGTWRFRRSPEPQGSIVFQHTKPLDGPERRPSWNLDYQHNIYEGKNGQISASGGAQKLPGRGVEPHVGIQGTWRFRRSPEPQGSIVFQHTKPLDGPERRPSWNLDYQHNIYEGKNGQISASGGAQKLPGRGVEPHVGIQGTWRFRRSPEPQGSIVFQHTKPLDGPERRPSWNLDYQHNIYEGKNGQISASGGALKVPGRDVQPHVGIQGTWRFRRSPEPQGSIVFXHTKPLDGPERRPSWNLDYQHNIYEGKNGQISASGGAQKLPGRGVEPHVGIQGTWRFRRSPEPQGSIVFQHTKPLDGPERRPSWNLDYQHNIYEGKNGQISASGGAQKLPGRGVEPHVGIQGTWRFRRSPEPQGSIVFQHTKPLDGPERRPSWNLDYQHNIYEGKNGQISASGGALKVPGRDVQPHVGIQGTWRFRRSPEPQGSIVF; from the exons ATGAAAGCTGTTTTAATTTGGTTTCTGGGTACTTTGGCACTTGTCCTAAGTCATCCTGGGATCAGAGACGGTCATCAACCTGCACCATACATA AATCGTCCTAAATTGCCATCGAACCCTCCACGATACAGTCGCTCGGCTGATCCTCAAGGATCTATTGTCTTTCAACACACGAAGCCTTTGGATGGACCAGAACGTCGTCCAAGTTGGAATTTAGACTACCAGCATAACATCTATGAAGGTAAAAATGCCCAAATAAGTGCTTCAGGTGGTGCGCTAAAGCTTCCCGGAAGAGATGTTCAACCTCATGTTGGTATCCAAGGATCATGGAGATTCCGTCGATCACCTGAACCTCAAGGATCTATTGTCTTTCAACACACAAAGCCTTTGAATGGACCAGAACGTCGTCCAAGTTGGAATTTAGACTACCAGCATAACATCTATGAAGGCAAAAATGGCCAAATAAGCGCTGCAGGTGGTGCGCTAAAGCTTCCCGGAAGAGATGTTCAACCTCACGTTGGCATCCAAGGAACCTGGAGATTCCGTCGTTCCCCAGAACCTCAAGGATCTATTGTCTTTTAACACACGAAGCCTTTGGATGGACCAGAACGTCGTCCAAGTTGGAATTTAGACTACCAGCACAATATCTATGAAGGCAAAAATGGGCAAATAAGCGCTGCAGGTGGTGCGCTAAAGCTTCCCGGAAGAGATGTTCAACCCCACGTTGGCATCCAAGGAACCTGGAGATTCCGTCGTTCCCCAGAACCTCAAGGATCTATTGTCTTTCAACACACGAAGCCTTTGGATGGACCAGAACGTCGTCCAAGTTGGAATTTAGACTACCAGCATAACATCTATGAAGGCAAAAATGGCCAAATAAGCGCTTCAGGTGGTGCGCAAAAACTTCCCGGAAGAGGTGTTGAACCTCACGTTGGCATCCAAGGAACCTGGAGATTCCGTCGTTCCCCAGAACCTCAAGGATCTATTGTCTTTCAACACACGAAGCCTTTGGATGGACCAGAACGTCGTCCAAGTTGGAATTTAGACTACCAGCATAACATCTATGAAGGCAAAAATGGCCAAATAAGCGCTTCAGGTGGTGCGCAAAAACTTCCCGGAAGAGGTGTTGAACCTCACGTTGGCATCCAAGGAACCTGGAGATTCCGTCGTTCCCCAGAACCTCAAGGATCTATTGTCTTTCAACACACGAAGCCTTTGGATGGACCAGAACGTCGTCCAAGTTGGAATTTAGACTACCAGCATAACATCTATGAAGGCAAAAATGGGCAAATAAGCGCTTCAGGTGGTGCGCTAAAGGTTCCCGGAAGAGATGTTCAACCCCACGTTGGCATCCAAGGAACCTGGAGATTCCGTCGTTCCCCAGAACCTCAAGGATCTATTGTCTTTTAACACACGAAGCCTTTGGATGGACCAGAACGTCGTCCTAGTTGGAATTTAGACTACCAGCATAACATCTATGAAGGCAAAAATGGCCAAATAAGCGCTTCAGGTGGTGCGCAAAAACTTCCCGGAAGAGGTGTTGAACCTCACGTTGGCATCCAAGGAACCTGGAGATTCCGTCGTTCCCCAGAACCTCAAGGATCTATTGTCTTTCAACACACGAAGCCTTTGGATGGACCAGAACGTCGTCCAAGTTGGAATTTAGACTACCAGCATAACATCTATGAAGGCAAAAATGGCCAAATAAGCGCTTCAGGTGGTGCGCAAAAACTTCCCGGAAGAGGTGTTGAACCTCACGTTGGCATCCAAGGAACCTGGAGATTCCGTCGTTCCCCAGAACCTCAAGGATCTATTGTCTTTCAACACACGAAGCCTTTGGATGGACCAGAACGTCGTCCAAGTTGGAATTTAGACTACCAGCATAACATCTATGAAGGCAAAAATGGGCAAATAAGCGCTTCAGGTGGTGCGCTAAAGGTTCCCGGAAGAGATGTTCAACCCCACGTTGGCATCCAAGGAACCTGGAGATTCCGTCGTTCCCCAGAACCTCAAGGATCTATTGTCTTTTAA